Proteins encoded together in one Oxalobacteraceae sp. CFBP 8761 window:
- a CDS encoding PHP domain-containing protein produces MLKVDLHCHSNVSDGVLAPADVAAYAGKSGVNVWALTDHDEISGVKAARQAATALGMRFVAGVEISVTWANETVHVVGLQVDENNPALIAGLAATRNGREKRAREMAAQLEQAGIPTPYEGALRYVANPDLMSRTHFARYLCEIGVCTTTSDVFRRFLTEGKPGYVPHRWATLGEAMGWIQGAGGIAVIAHPGRYRFSDTAQGVLFDEFRQLGGTAIEVVTGSHTPDQYGTYAEVARRYGFLASRGTDFHAPGESRVEFAELPPLPSGVTPVWHDWF; encoded by the coding sequence ATGCTGAAAGTCGACCTGCACTGCCATTCCAATGTCTCTGACGGCGTCCTCGCGCCAGCGGACGTGGCCGCTTACGCCGGCAAGAGCGGTGTGAATGTGTGGGCGCTGACCGACCACGATGAAATCAGCGGCGTGAAGGCTGCGCGGCAGGCGGCCACGGCGCTGGGCATGCGTTTCGTGGCGGGCGTCGAGATTTCGGTCACCTGGGCCAACGAGACGGTCCACGTCGTCGGCCTGCAGGTCGATGAAAACAACCCTGCGCTGATCGCAGGCCTGGCAGCAACCCGCAACGGGCGCGAAAAACGGGCCCGCGAAATGGCGGCGCAGCTCGAGCAGGCCGGCATTCCTACACCATATGAAGGTGCGCTGCGCTACGTCGCCAATCCCGACCTGATGTCGCGCACCCACTTTGCGCGCTACCTGTGCGAGATCGGCGTCTGCACGACCACCTCCGACGTGTTCCGCCGGTTCCTGACCGAAGGCAAGCCCGGTTATGTGCCGCATCGCTGGGCCACGCTCGGCGAAGCAATGGGCTGGATCCAAGGTGCGGGCGGCATTGCCGTCATCGCGCATCCAGGCCGCTACCGGTTCAGCGACACGGCCCAGGGTGTGTTGTTCGACGAGTTCCGCCAGCTGGGCGGTACCGCCATCGAGGTAGTCACCGGCAGCCACACGCCGGATCAATATGGCACCTACGCCGAAGTTGCGCGCCGCTATGGCTTTCTAGCCTCACGCGGCACCGACTTCCACGCACCTGGCGAATCGCGGGTCGAATTTGCCGAACTGCCACCATTGCCATCCGGTGTAACGCCGGTCTGGCACGACTGGTTCTAA
- a CDS encoding alpha/beta hydrolase: MKLSRSEFVTVRGLRLHVRHWGNEGAPKLFMLHGWMDVAASFQFVVDALEGDWHVIAPDWRGFGHSDRSGADTYWFPDYVADLDALLDRFAPDEAVNLLGHSMGGNIAGLYAGVRPHRVGKLINLEGFGLPGTKAAQYPKRLANWLDELRAPPEMRGYASLDEVAARLRKTNPRLSYERSSFLAAHWSEQDRDGQWRILGDPAHKMTGPLLYHVDEMMAAWSAITAPVLWVEAEDTDMWRWMGAKEQARAEVDRRMGYLKHVTARMVPQAGHMLHHDQPELLARMIEEFLAAPTD; the protein is encoded by the coding sequence ATGAAACTTTCACGTTCAGAATTTGTCACCGTGCGCGGCTTGCGCCTTCACGTGCGCCATTGGGGAAACGAGGGCGCGCCCAAGCTGTTCATGCTGCACGGCTGGATGGACGTGGCGGCGTCGTTCCAGTTCGTCGTCGATGCCCTGGAGGGCGACTGGCACGTGATCGCGCCCGACTGGCGCGGCTTCGGTCACAGCGACCGTTCGGGCGCCGATACCTACTGGTTCCCGGATTACGTGGCCGACCTCGATGCGCTGCTCGACCGGTTTGCGCCCGACGAGGCCGTGAACCTGCTCGGCCACAGCATGGGCGGCAATATCGCCGGCCTGTACGCGGGCGTGCGGCCCCACCGCGTGGGCAAGCTGATCAACCTGGAAGGTTTCGGCCTGCCGGGCACGAAGGCGGCCCAGTATCCGAAACGGCTGGCCAACTGGCTCGACGAATTGCGCGCGCCACCCGAGATGCGTGGCTATGCCAGCCTGGACGAAGTAGCAGCGCGCCTGCGCAAGACTAATCCGCGCCTGTCGTATGAGCGCTCGAGCTTTCTCGCTGCCCACTGGTCCGAGCAGGATCGCGATGGCCAGTGGCGCATCCTGGGCGACCCTGCGCACAAGATGACGGGTCCGCTGCTGTACCACGTCGACGAGATGATGGCGGCGTGGTCGGCCATCACGGCGCCGGTGCTGTGGGTCGAGGCCGAGGACACGGATATGTGGCGCTGGATGGGCGCGAAGGAGCAGGCGCGCGCCGAGGTCGACCGCCGCATGGGCTATCTGAAGCACGTCACGGCGCGCATGGTGCCGCAGGCCGGCCACATGCTGCACCACGACCAGCCCGAATTGCTGGCGCGCATGATCGAAGAGTTCCTCGCTGCGCCGACAGATTGA
- a CDS encoding CTP synthase: MTKFVFVTGGVVSSLGKGIAAASLAAILESRGLKVTMLKLDPYINVDPGTMSPTQHGEVFVTDDGAETDLDLGHYERFISTRMKKVNNFTTGQIYESVIRKERRGEYLGKTVQVIPHITNEIQDYIRRGAEGVDVALVEIGGTVGDIESLPFLEAARQLSLRSGRKGAAFVHLTLVPFIASAGELKTKPTQHSVQKLREIGISPNALLCRADRPIPDDERAKISLFANVEEQAVISVWDVDTIYKVPQVLCDQGLDDIILEALGLDAPKADLSMWTKLIHTLENPKHEVTIGMVGKYVDLIESYKSLTEALRHAGIHTESRVNIEYLDSEEIETRGCDHLAKYDAILVPGGFGKRGVEGKIAAARYARENKIPYLGICLGMQVALIEYARNMAGLANANSTEFDPETDQPVVALITEWQNHDGKVEKRDTNSNLGGTMRLGAQTCAVNPGTLAAEIYGNVVTERHRHRYEGNNHYLPKVEAAGLTVSARTPNEDLCEIMELPRTGANSHPWYMGVQFHPEFKSTPRNGHPLFTSFIRAALAHQASNTNTAANVELAAPALQGDAA; the protein is encoded by the coding sequence ATGACCAAATTCGTATTCGTCACTGGCGGCGTCGTCTCTTCCCTGGGCAAAGGGATTGCAGCCGCCTCCCTCGCCGCAATCCTCGAGAGCCGCGGTCTCAAAGTCACCATGCTCAAGCTCGATCCGTACATCAACGTCGATCCGGGCACCATGAGTCCAACCCAGCACGGCGAAGTCTTCGTCACCGACGACGGCGCCGAGACTGACCTCGACCTTGGCCACTACGAGCGTTTCATCAGCACCCGCATGAAAAAGGTGAATAATTTCACCACGGGCCAGATCTATGAATCGGTGATCCGCAAGGAACGTCGTGGCGAATACCTCGGCAAGACCGTGCAGGTGATCCCGCACATCACCAACGAGATCCAGGATTACATCCGTCGCGGCGCCGAAGGCGTCGACGTGGCGCTGGTCGAAATCGGCGGCACCGTCGGCGACATCGAGTCGCTGCCGTTTCTCGAAGCCGCGCGCCAGCTGTCGCTGCGTTCGGGCCGCAAGGGCGCCGCATTCGTGCACCTGACGCTCGTGCCGTTCATCGCCTCGGCCGGCGAACTCAAGACCAAGCCGACCCAGCATAGCGTGCAGAAGCTGCGCGAAATCGGCATCTCGCCCAACGCGCTGCTGTGCCGCGCCGACCGCCCGATCCCGGACGACGAGCGTGCCAAGATTTCGCTGTTCGCCAACGTCGAAGAGCAGGCCGTCATCTCGGTGTGGGACGTCGACACCATCTACAAGGTGCCGCAAGTGCTGTGCGACCAGGGCCTGGATGACATCATCCTCGAAGCCCTTGGCCTGGACGCACCAAAAGCCGACCTGTCGATGTGGACCAAGCTGATTCACACGCTCGAGAATCCAAAGCACGAAGTCACGATCGGCATGGTCGGCAAGTACGTCGACCTGATCGAGTCGTACAAGTCGCTGACCGAAGCGCTGCGCCACGCCGGCATCCATACCGAGAGCCGCGTCAACATCGAGTATCTCGATTCCGAAGAAATCGAGACCCGCGGCTGCGACCACCTGGCCAAGTACGATGCGATCCTGGTGCCGGGCGGCTTCGGCAAGCGCGGCGTCGAAGGCAAGATCGCTGCTGCCCGCTACGCCCGCGAAAACAAGATCCCGTACCTGGGCATCTGCCTGGGCATGCAGGTTGCGCTGATCGAGTACGCACGCAATATGGCGGGCCTGGCCAACGCCAACTCGACCGAATTCGATCCTGAAACCGACCAGCCGGTCGTGGCCCTGATCACCGAGTGGCAAAACCACGACGGCAAGGTCGAAAAGCGCGACACCAACTCGAACCTGGGCGGCACGATGCGCCTGGGCGCGCAGACCTGCGCCGTCAACCCGGGCACGCTGGCTGCTGAAATCTACGGCAACGTCGTCACCGAGCGTCACCGTCACCGCTACGAAGGCAACAACCACTACCTGCCAAAGGTCGAGGCTGCCGGCCTGACCGTGTCGGCGCGTACGCCGAACGAAGACCTGTGCGAAATCATGGAGTTGCCACGTACCGGCGCGAACTCGCACCCTTGGTATATGGGCGTGCAGTTCCACCCCGAGTTCAAGTCGACGCCGCGTAATGGCCACCCGCTGTTCACGTCGTTCATCAGGGCCGCCCTGGCGCACCAGGCATCGAACACCAACACTGCCGCCAACGTTGAACTGGCTGCACCAGCACTCCAAGGAGACGCAGCATGA
- the ftsB gene encoding cell division protein FtsB: protein MRLITIALAVLLVLIQYPLWLGKGGWLSVADMQNQVETTRIKTEQLAARNSKLDSEVDDLTEGTGAVEERARYDLGMIKQNEIFVQVLRKNEIPVESMTVPPPPPPPKPGAKPTGAAAH, encoded by the coding sequence ATGCGCCTGATCACGATTGCCCTGGCTGTTCTGCTCGTGCTGATCCAGTATCCCCTCTGGCTTGGCAAGGGCGGCTGGCTGTCCGTGGCCGACATGCAGAACCAGGTCGAAACCACGCGCATCAAGACCGAGCAGCTCGCCGCGCGCAACAGCAAGCTCGATTCCGAAGTCGATGACCTGACCGAAGGCACCGGCGCCGTCGAAGAGCGTGCGCGCTACGACCTGGGCATGATCAAGCAGAACGAGATTTTCGTGCAGGTGCTGCGCAAGAATGAAATCCCGGTCGAATCGATGACCGTGCCGCCACCACCACCACCGCCGAAACCGGGCGCCAAGCCAACCGGCGCTGCCGCACACTGA
- the htpX gene encoding protease HtpX, whose amino-acid sequence MKRIVLFLATNLAVVLVLSMVMNVLGLGRAVSAQGIDFASLAVMSLVIGFTGSFISLLISKPMAKWSTGARVIQQPANSTEQWLVDTVRRLAERAGIGMPEVAVYDGEPNAFATGAFKNSALVAVSTGLLQSMNQDEVEAVLGHEVAHIANGDMVTLTLIQGVVNTFVVFSARVVGFFVDKVLFRKEGDAPGIGYYATVMVCEILFGLLASIIVAWFSRQREFRADAGAAKLMGSPVPMQHALARLGGFAPGALPKAMSASGISGSGGGWGALFSTHPPMEQRIAALQSLPNQ is encoded by the coding sequence ATGAAGCGCATTGTTCTTTTCCTCGCCACCAATCTCGCCGTCGTTCTGGTGCTGTCGATGGTCATGAACGTGCTCGGTCTCGGCCGCGCCGTTTCGGCGCAGGGCATCGACTTCGCTTCGCTGGCGGTGATGTCGCTCGTCATTGGCTTTACCGGTTCGTTCATCTCGCTCTTGATCAGCAAACCGATGGCCAAATGGTCGACCGGTGCGCGCGTGATCCAACAACCGGCCAACTCCACCGAGCAGTGGCTGGTGGACACCGTGCGCCGCCTGGCGGAACGCGCCGGCATCGGCATGCCCGAGGTTGCCGTCTACGATGGCGAGCCGAATGCGTTCGCCACTGGCGCCTTCAAGAATTCGGCGCTGGTCGCCGTCTCTACCGGCCTGCTGCAAAGCATGAATCAGGATGAAGTCGAAGCTGTCCTGGGCCACGAAGTCGCCCACATCGCCAATGGCGACATGGTCACGCTGACGCTGATCCAGGGTGTCGTCAATACCTTCGTCGTGTTCTCCGCGCGCGTGGTCGGCTTCTTTGTCGACAAGGTGCTGTTCCGTAAAGAGGGCGACGCGCCCGGCATCGGCTATTACGCCACCGTGATGGTCTGCGAAATCCTGTTCGGCCTGCTGGCCTCGATCATCGTGGCCTGGTTCTCGCGCCAGCGCGAATTCCGCGCCGACGCCGGCGCCGCCAAACTGATGGGCAGCCCGGTGCCGATGCAGCACGCGCTGGCCCGCCTGGGCGGCTTCGCGCCGGGCGCGCTGCCGAAAGCGATGTCGGCATCGGGCATTTCCGGCAGCGGCGGCGGCTGGGGCGCGCTGTTCTCGACCCACCCGCCGATGGAGCAGCGTATCGCCGCGCTTCAGTCGCTGCCTAACCAATAA
- a CDS encoding CopG family transcriptional regulator codes for MENTMKAVLPQQKLPDSDKVTVNVGLVDLAQVDLLVEEGFYSNRTDLVRTAIRNLLTQHADVIRQTIVRKRYVMGLYRYSVQELEQLVAEGQQLDIHVLGLAVIEDNVSPELARNAIASIQVLGAFVASPAVRAALADRTLT; via the coding sequence ATGGAGAACACGATGAAAGCAGTTTTACCCCAACAGAAACTCCCTGACAGCGACAAGGTCACGGTCAATGTCGGCCTCGTCGACCTGGCCCAGGTCGACCTGCTCGTCGAGGAAGGGTTCTATTCCAATCGTACCGACTTGGTGCGCACGGCCATTCGCAACCTGCTCACGCAGCATGCCGACGTGATCCGCCAGACCATCGTGCGCAAGCGCTATGTGATGGGCCTGTACCGCTACTCGGTGCAGGAACTCGAGCAATTGGTGGCAGAAGGTCAGCAACTGGATATCCATGTGCTGGGCCTGGCGGTCATCGAAGACAACGTATCACCTGAACTTGCCCGGAATGCGATCGCTTCGATCCAGGTCCTGGGCGCCTTTGTTGCATCACCTGCCGTGCGCGCCGCGCTGGCAGATCGCACCCTTACCTAG
- a CDS encoding DNA starvation/stationary phase protection protein, which translates to MNIDIGINTEDRAKIVESLSTVLADSYMLYLKTHNFHWNVTGPMFQTLHVMFQEQYTELWTALDDIAERIRALGHFAPGTYKRYVELSTITEETDVPSAKEMIRQLVEGQEAVIRTARAAVRIADEIDDFPTADMLSTRMEVHEKNAWMLRAFLEQGAGHEQGDASSQS; encoded by the coding sequence ATGAACATCGATATTGGCATCAACACCGAAGACCGCGCAAAAATCGTCGAATCGCTCTCGACCGTGCTGGCCGACAGCTACATGCTGTACCTCAAGACCCACAACTTCCACTGGAACGTGACCGGTCCGATGTTCCAGACCCTGCACGTGATGTTCCAGGAGCAGTACACCGAACTGTGGACCGCACTGGACGATATCGCCGAGCGTATCCGCGCACTGGGCCACTTCGCACCAGGCACCTACAAGCGTTATGTCGAACTGTCGACCATCACCGAAGAAACCGACGTGCCGTCGGCCAAAGAGATGATCCGTCAACTGGTCGAAGGCCAGGAAGCCGTGATCCGCACCGCGCGTGCTGCCGTGCGTATTGCTGACGAAATCGACGATTTCCCGACCGCCGACATGCTGTCGACCCGCATGGAAGTGCACGAGAAAAATGCATGGATGCTGCGCGCATTCCTGGAACAGGGCGCAGGCCACGAGCAGGGCGACGCATCGTCGCAGTC
- a CDS encoding PHB depolymerase family esterase — protein MKSLDQFMNKMMTSARLVQNKDVASATATIQQALAQAGLMPGQGHGQGQSTAPASKDATAFVDINPAPDWQAQLRKGQAAMRAAGVGVGIGMPQDDDVAVMDDVAGGTFTAGVFSNAAGRRRYKLYIPSQPSTAPRPLIVMLHGCTQNPDDFALGTGMNRLAEEANCLVLYPEQDSASNRTQCWNWFESGHQGRDAGEPGIIAGLTRQIVKEHGADPAQVFVAGMSAGGAMAAVLGAEYPDLFAAVGVHSGLPAGSGRDMITGLQAMKKPAKGRTLREAVPVIVFHGSTDHVVTPANGDAVLQQYVGAHAGLHATPLSVRHDDVAHGGRRCRRSVWRDDAGRAMAEQWVVQGAGHAWAGGNAAGSHTDAAGPSASKEMLRFFLGAKR, from the coding sequence ATGAAATCGCTCGACCAATTCATGAACAAGATGATGACCTCTGCCCGCCTCGTGCAGAACAAGGATGTGGCCTCAGCCACCGCCACGATCCAGCAGGCGCTGGCGCAGGCCGGCCTGATGCCGGGGCAGGGGCATGGACAGGGGCAGAGCACCGCGCCTGCCAGCAAGGACGCCACGGCGTTTGTCGACATCAACCCGGCGCCGGATTGGCAAGCCCAGCTGCGCAAGGGTCAGGCGGCCATGCGCGCCGCTGGTGTCGGTGTCGGCATTGGCATGCCTCAAGATGACGATGTGGCGGTCATGGACGACGTCGCCGGTGGCACCTTCACCGCGGGCGTCTTTTCGAACGCCGCCGGCCGCCGCCGCTACAAGCTGTACATCCCGTCGCAGCCATCGACCGCGCCGCGTCCGCTGATCGTCATGCTGCACGGCTGCACGCAGAATCCGGATGATTTCGCGCTCGGCACCGGCATGAACCGCCTGGCCGAAGAAGCCAACTGCCTCGTGCTGTATCCGGAGCAGGACAGCGCGTCGAACCGCACGCAGTGCTGGAACTGGTTCGAGTCGGGCCACCAGGGGCGCGATGCGGGTGAGCCAGGCATCATCGCCGGACTGACGCGGCAGATCGTCAAGGAGCACGGCGCCGATCCGGCGCAGGTGTTTGTGGCCGGCATGTCGGCGGGCGGGGCGATGGCGGCCGTGCTGGGCGCCGAGTATCCGGACCTGTTCGCGGCAGTGGGCGTGCACTCCGGCTTGCCGGCCGGTAGCGGGCGCGACATGATCACCGGCCTGCAGGCCATGAAGAAGCCGGCCAAAGGCCGTACCTTGCGCGAGGCGGTGCCCGTCATCGTGTTCCATGGCAGTACCGATCACGTGGTGACGCCGGCTAATGGCGACGCCGTGCTGCAACAGTATGTGGGCGCTCACGCCGGCCTGCACGCCACGCCACTGAGCGTGCGTCACGACGATGTAGCCCATGGCGGGCGCCGTTGCCGCCGCAGTGTCTGGCGCGATGACGCGGGCCGGGCGATGGCGGAGCAGTGGGTCGTGCAGGGCGCAGGGCATGCCTGGGCTGGCGGCAATGCGGCCGGATCGCATACGGACGCGGCCGGGCCTTCGGCGTCGAAGGAGATGCTGCGCTTCTTCCTGGGTGCAAAACGCTGA
- the kdsA gene encoding 3-deoxy-8-phosphooctulonate synthase has product MKLAGFDVGLEHPIFLIAGTCVIESRQMAMDTAGTLKEITAALGIPFIYKSSFDKANRSSGKSFRGPGIDKGLEILADVRREIGVPVLTDVHDAEMIPHVASIVDVLQTPAFLCRQTDFINACARSGKPVNIKKGQFLAPGDMKNVIDKARAAARDAGLEEDNFMACERGVSFGYNNLVSDMRGLAIMRESNCPVVFDATHSVQLPGGQGTSSGGQREHIPVLSRAAVASGIAGLFMETHPDPANAMSDGPNAVPLARMKELLTTLVEIDRVVKKSPFLEFDFK; this is encoded by the coding sequence ATGAAACTCGCCGGATTCGACGTCGGCCTCGAGCACCCGATCTTCCTGATCGCCGGCACCTGCGTGATCGAATCGCGCCAGATGGCGATGGACACGGCGGGTACGCTCAAGGAAATCACCGCGGCACTGGGTATCCCGTTCATCTACAAATCGTCGTTCGACAAGGCCAATCGCTCGTCGGGCAAATCGTTCCGCGGCCCTGGTATTGACAAGGGCCTCGAGATCCTGGCCGACGTGCGCCGCGAAATCGGTGTGCCGGTCTTGACCGACGTGCATGACGCCGAGATGATCCCGCATGTCGCGAGCATCGTCGACGTGCTGCAAACGCCGGCGTTCCTGTGCCGCCAGACCGATTTCATCAACGCCTGCGCGCGTTCGGGCAAGCCGGTCAATATCAAGAAGGGCCAGTTCCTGGCCCCGGGCGACATGAAGAACGTCATCGACAAGGCGCGCGCCGCTGCGCGCGACGCCGGCCTCGAAGAAGACAATTTCATGGCCTGCGAGCGCGGCGTCTCGTTCGGCTACAACAACCTGGTCTCGGACATGCGTGGCCTGGCCATCATGCGCGAATCGAACTGCCCGGTCGTGTTCGATGCGACCCACTCGGTGCAGCTGCCGGGCGGGCAGGGCACGTCGTCGGGCGGCCAGCGCGAGCACATTCCTGTGCTGTCGCGCGCCGCCGTGGCGTCGGGTATTGCCGGCCTGTTCATGGAAACGCACCCGGATCCGGCCAATGCGATGTCGGATGGTCCGAATGCGGTGCCGCTGGCGCGCATGAAGGAGCTCCTGACGACGCTGGTCGAGATCGACCGCGTCGTCAAGAAGTCGCCATTCCTGGAATTCGACTTCAAGTAA
- the hslO gene encoding Hsp33 family molecular chaperone HslO, which translates to MTTPDTTIDITSTTGDTLQKFIFDNAAVRGELVEISDTWREIQARHGYPKAVRSVLGEMVAACALLSANLKFNGSIVMQIHGDGPVRLLVVECDADLRMRATAKLAPDVDVTDDAMLGQLVNVQGTGRFVITLDPLEKMPGQQPYQGIVPLDGDDVATVIENYMLRSEQLDTRLWVAADDKVARGMLLQKLPRHSGGEDQTKQASEAEDLETWNRAAALGGTLKHEELLSTDISTLLHRLFWEETIRVFDPMHPQFHCSCNREKVGNMLKMLGQPEVETALEELGELGINCDFCGKHYSFDKVDCAQLFAVDTAAQTLIPPSGSTH; encoded by the coding sequence ATGACGACACCAGATACCACGATTGACATCACGAGCACTACCGGCGACACGCTGCAAAAATTCATCTTCGACAACGCCGCCGTGCGCGGCGAGCTGGTCGAGATTTCCGACACCTGGCGCGAGATCCAGGCGCGCCACGGCTACCCGAAAGCGGTGCGCTCGGTGCTGGGCGAGATGGTCGCCGCCTGCGCCCTGCTGTCGGCCAACCTCAAGTTCAACGGCTCGATCGTGATGCAGATCCATGGCGACGGCCCGGTGCGCCTGCTTGTCGTCGAATGCGACGCCGACCTGCGCATGCGCGCCACAGCCAAGCTGGCGCCGGACGTCGATGTCACCGACGACGCCATGCTCGGCCAGCTGGTCAATGTGCAGGGCACGGGCCGTTTCGTGATCACGCTCGACCCGCTTGAAAAGATGCCGGGCCAGCAGCCGTACCAGGGCATCGTGCCGCTGGACGGCGACGACGTCGCCACGGTCATCGAAAACTACATGCTGCGTTCGGAGCAGCTCGACACGCGCCTGTGGGTCGCCGCCGACGACAAGGTCGCGCGCGGCATGCTGCTGCAAAAGCTGCCGCGTCACAGCGGTGGCGAAGACCAGACCAAGCAGGCATCCGAAGCGGAAGACCTGGAAACGTGGAACCGCGCCGCAGCGCTGGGCGGCACGCTCAAGCACGAAGAGCTGCTGTCGACCGACATCTCGACGCTGCTGCACCGCCTGTTCTGGGAAGAGACGATCCGCGTGTTCGATCCGATGCACCCACAGTTCCACTGCAGCTGCAACCGTGAAAAGGTCGGCAACATGCTCAAGATGCTGGGCCAGCCAGAAGTGGAAACGGCGCTGGAAGAGCTGGGCGAACTGGGCATCAACTGCGATTTCTGCGGCAAGCACTACTCGTTCGACAAGGTCGATTGCGCGCAGCTGTTTGCCGTCGATACCGCAGCCCAGACCTTGATCCCGCCGAGCGGCAGCACGCACTAA
- the eno gene encoding phosphopyruvate hydratase: protein MSAIVDIIGREILDSRGNPTVECDVLLESGVMGRAAVPSGASTGSREAIELRDGDPKRYFGKGVLQACENINTEISEAIMGLDANEQAFLDRTLIDLDGTENKSRLGANAMLAVSMAVAKAAAEEAGLPLYRYFGGSGAMQMPVPMMNVINGGAHADNNLDIQEFMIIPVGAPSFKEAIRYGAEVFHTLKKILHARGLNTAVGDEGGFAPSVANHEEAIKLIMEAIEQAGYVAGKDIALGLDCAASEFYKDGRYVLEGEGGLSLSAADFTNMLATWCDKYPIISIEDAMHEGDWEGWATLTAALGKKVQLVGDDLFVTNTKILKEGIQKGIANSILIKINQIGTLTETFAAIEMAKRAGYTAVISHRSGETEDSTIADIAVGLNALQIKTGSLSRSDRMAKYNQLLRIEEDLGDIASYPGRDAFYNLK, encoded by the coding sequence ATGAGTGCTATCGTTGATATCATCGGCCGCGAAATCCTGGATTCGCGCGGTAACCCTACCGTCGAATGTGACGTCCTGCTCGAATCGGGCGTGATGGGCCGTGCGGCAGTGCCGTCGGGCGCATCGACCGGCTCGCGCGAAGCGATCGAACTGCGTGACGGCGATCCGAAGCGCTACTTCGGCAAAGGCGTGCTGCAAGCCTGCGAAAATATCAACACCGAGATTTCCGAAGCGATCATGGGCCTGGACGCGAACGAGCAAGCGTTCCTGGACCGCACCCTGATCGATCTCGACGGCACCGAAAACAAGAGCCGCCTGGGCGCCAATGCCATGCTGGCCGTGTCGATGGCCGTGGCCAAGGCCGCCGCCGAAGAAGCAGGCCTGCCGCTGTACCGCTACTTCGGCGGTTCGGGCGCGATGCAGATGCCAGTGCCGATGATGAACGTCATCAACGGCGGCGCGCACGCCGACAACAACCTGGACATCCAGGAATTCATGATCATCCCGGTGGGCGCCCCATCGTTCAAGGAAGCCATCCGCTACGGCGCCGAGGTCTTCCACACGCTCAAGAAAATCCTGCACGCACGCGGCCTGAACACGGCAGTCGGCGACGAAGGCGGTTTCGCCCCGTCGGTGGCCAACCATGAAGAAGCCATCAAGCTGATCATGGAAGCGATCGAGCAGGCTGGCTACGTCGCCGGCAAGGACATCGCGCTGGGCCTGGATTGCGCCGCCAGCGAGTTCTACAAGGATGGCCGCTACGTGCTCGAAGGCGAAGGCGGCCTGAGCCTGTCGGCAGCCGACTTCACCAACATGCTCGCGACCTGGTGCGACAAGTACCCGATCATCTCGATCGAAGACGCAATGCACGAAGGCGACTGGGAAGGCTGGGCCACCCTGACCGCCGCACTGGGCAAGAAGGTCCAGCTGGTGGGCGACGACCTGTTCGTCACCAACACCAAGATCCTGAAAGAGGGCATCCAGAAGGGCATCGCCAACTCGATCCTCATCAAGATCAACCAGATTGGCACGCTGACTGAAACGTTTGCCGCCATCGAGATGGCCAAGCGCGCCGGATACACCGCTGTGATCTCGCACCGCTCGGGCGAAACCGAAGATTCGACCATTGCCGATATCGCGGTGGGCCTGAATGCGCTGCAGATCAAGACCGGTTCGCTGTCGCGTTCGGACCGCATGGCCAAGTACAACCAGTTGCTGCGCATCGAGGAAGACCTGGGCGACATCGCCAGCTACCCGGGCCGTGACGCGTTTTACAACCTGAAGTAA
- a CDS encoding gamma carbonic anhydrase family protein has product MAIYQLGEHAPEIDPSAFVADSATLIGKVTLAANTSVWFGATLRGDNERITIGENSNVQEGTVMHTDMGYPLDIGRGVTIGHQAMLHGCTVGDDSLIGIGAVILNGARIGKGCLVGAGALVTENKTFPDHSLILGSPAKVVRTLTQEDLLRLQRSAASYVARGQLFNTQLKRIG; this is encoded by the coding sequence ATGGCCATTTACCAGCTGGGCGAACATGCACCCGAGATCGATCCGTCGGCGTTTGTCGCCGATTCGGCCACGCTGATCGGCAAGGTCACACTGGCGGCCAACACGTCGGTGTGGTTCGGGGCCACGCTGCGGGGCGACAACGAACGCATCACCATTGGCGAAAACAGCAATGTGCAGGAAGGCACGGTGATGCACACCGACATGGGCTATCCGCTCGACATTGGCCGCGGCGTGACGATCGGCCACCAGGCCATGCTGCATGGTTGTACGGTCGGCGACGACTCGCTGATCGGCATCGGCGCCGTGATCCTGAACGGTGCCCGCATCGGCAAGGGCTGCCTGGTCGGCGCCGGCGCGCTGGTCACGGAGAACAAGACATTTCCCGATCACTCACTAATCCTGGGTTCGCCCGCGAAAGTGGTGCGGACCCTGACACAAGAAGACTTGCTGCGCCTGCAGCGCAGTGCCGCGAGCTATGTCGCGCGAGGCCAGCTATTCAATACACAGCTAAAGAGAATCGGATAA